The Scomber japonicus isolate fScoJap1 chromosome 8, fScoJap1.pri, whole genome shotgun sequence genome has a segment encoding these proteins:
- the spon2a gene encoding spondin-2a, translated as MMSLEHLACGWLQQLLIVLLKLCLTFAGPLQPLNGTDCTAKGPASYILVFTGHWSPQAFPKQYPLFRPPAQWSKFIAVSHNRHFRLWEEGAAASVGVQNFAEIGVTVELMKAAKEARKRRTVGAMYRTAGIPNGIGHSSTELLMQPRSSLLSLMVKMIPSPDWFVGVDSVNLCEGSQWKQEVTIDLQPYDAGTDSGFTFSSPNFPTNPQENITKITSQMPNHPANSFYYPRLKELPPIASIKLMRQSRSPDRQTSMSNHILPNSINPQYFSETPLDCEVSLWSSWGLCLGPCSKGGVRHRTRYILLRPANAGVPCPELEEQIECVPHSCMKLQ; from the exons atgatgtcattagAGCACCTGGCCTGTGGttggctgcagcagctgctcatTGTGCTTTTAAAGCTTTGCCTCACTTTTGCTGGGCCTCTGCAACCGCTCAATGGGACTGACTGCACAGCCAAGGGTCCTGCCTCCTACATACTGGTCTTTACTGGTCACTGGAGCCCACAGGCCTTCCCAAAGCAGTATCCCCTCTTCCGGCCCCCTGCACAGTGGTCCAAATTCATAG cGGTGAGCCATAATCGACATTTTCGGCTTTGGGAGGAAGGAGCTGCAGCCAGTGTAGGGGTGCAGAACTTTGCTGAAATTGGGGTGACAGTGGAGCTAATGAAGGCAGCCAAAGAGGCAAGAAAGAGACGCACTGTTGGAGCCATGTACCGAACAGCTGGTATCCCTAATGGTATTGGGCACAGCTCCACTGAGTTGCTCATGCAGCCCCGGAGCTCACTG CTGTCTCTGATGGTGAAGATGATCCCCAGCCCTGACTGGTTCGTTGGTGTGGACAGTGTCAACCTTTGCGAGGGCAGCcagtggaaacaggaagtgaccatTGACCTCCAGCCTTATGACGCGGGGACAGATAGTGGATTCACTTTCTCCTCTCCCAACTTCCCCACGAACCCCCAAGAAAACATCACAAAG ATCACGTCTCAGATGCCGAACCACCCGGCCAACTCCTTCTACTACCCAAGACTAAAGGAGCTTCCACCAATCGCCAGCATAAAGCTTATGCGCCAGAGCAGATCACCCGACCGTCAAACCTCCATGTCCAATCATATTCTGCCAAACTCTATCAATCCTCAGTATTTCTCAG AAACACCACTGGACTGTGAGGTGTCTCTCTGGTCATCCTGGGGTTTGTGTCTGGGTCCCTGCTCCAAAGGTGGTGTTCGCCACCGCACACGCTACATTCTCTTGCGGCCAGCCAACGCTGGTGTCCCCTGCCCTGAGCTGGAGGAACAGATTGAATGCGTACCACACAGCTGTATGAAACTCCAGTAG